The following proteins come from a genomic window of Geminicoccaceae bacterium SCSIO 64248:
- a CDS encoding ribonuclease D, producing MTIHVHEGDLPEGALAGGVIAVDTEAMGLNPHRDRLCVVQLSAGDGVCHLVRFEPATYDAPVLSRLLADPAVLKLFHFGRFDIAMIRHYLGVTCRPVYCTKIASRLARTFTDRHGLKDLCRDLLGVDITKTQQTSDWGAPQLTEAQQLYAASDVLYLHRLRDALDAMLAREGRSDLAQSCFDFLPTRAELDLRGWPDFDIFAH from the coding sequence GTGACGATCCATGTCCACGAGGGCGACCTGCCCGAGGGCGCGCTGGCCGGCGGCGTGATCGCCGTCGACACCGAGGCGATGGGCCTGAACCCGCATCGGGACCGGCTTTGCGTCGTCCAGCTCTCGGCGGGCGACGGCGTCTGCCATCTCGTGCGCTTCGAGCCCGCGACCTACGACGCGCCGGTCCTCAGCCGGCTCCTGGCCGATCCCGCCGTCCTGAAGCTGTTCCATTTCGGCCGCTTCGACATCGCGATGATCCGCCATTATCTCGGCGTGACCTGCCGGCCCGTCTACTGCACCAAGATTGCGTCGCGTCTCGCACGGACCTTCACCGACCGGCACGGGCTGAAGGATCTCTGCCGCGATCTTCTCGGCGTCGACATCACGAAGACCCAGCAGACCTCCGACTGGGGCGCCCCGCAGCTCACCGAGGCGCAGCAGCTCTATGCGGCCAGCGACGTTCTCTACCTACACCGCCTTCGCGACGCGCTGGACGCCATGCTCGCGCGCGAGGGGCGGAGCGACCTCGCGCAGAGCTGCTTCGACTTCCTGCCGACCCGCGCCGAGCTCGACCTTCGGGGATGGCCGGATTTCGATATCTTCGCGCATTAG
- a CDS encoding KpsF/GutQ family sugar-phosphate isomerase, whose amino-acid sequence MTRSALRSASIPVAPAGVDSAALIEGRRVLRMEAEAIEALAESLDQAFVDVIERLASVQGRVVVTGMGKSGHIGRKIAATLASTGTPAMFVHPAEASHGDLGMIAAQDAVLALSNSGETPELADLVAYTRRFNILLVAITRVPESTLGKAADLVLRLPDRPEACALGLAPTTSTTATLALGDALAVALLQERGFTPADFRIFHPGGKLGSRLIRVEQLMHQGSDLPIVRPDAKVADALMVISAKRLGCTGVVDDAGRLVGVVTDGDIRRRMTPDIFGMPVEAIMTTDPRQVGPGTLAAEALAVMNGSERPFTALFVVDAGRPVGVVHVHDCLRAGVA is encoded by the coding sequence ATGACGCGTTCCGCCCTTCGCTCCGCCTCGATCCCCGTGGCTCCGGCCGGCGTGGACAGCGCCGCGCTGATCGAGGGCCGGCGCGTGCTGCGCATGGAGGCCGAAGCGATCGAGGCGCTGGCCGAGAGCCTCGACCAGGCCTTCGTCGACGTGATCGAGCGTCTCGCCTCGGTCCAGGGCCGCGTGGTCGTCACCGGCATGGGCAAGAGCGGCCATATCGGGCGCAAGATCGCCGCCACCCTGGCCTCGACCGGGACGCCCGCGATGTTCGTCCACCCCGCGGAGGCGAGCCACGGCGATCTCGGCATGATCGCCGCGCAGGACGCCGTGCTCGCTCTGTCCAATTCCGGGGAGACGCCGGAGCTCGCGGACCTCGTCGCCTACACCCGGCGCTTCAACATCCTTCTGGTCGCGATCACCCGCGTGCCGGAGTCGACGCTGGGCAAGGCGGCCGATCTCGTGCTGCGCCTGCCGGACCGGCCGGAGGCGTGCGCGCTCGGCTTGGCGCCGACCACCTCGACGACGGCGACCCTGGCCCTGGGCGATGCCCTTGCGGTCGCCCTGCTGCAGGAGCGGGGCTTCACGCCCGCCGATTTCCGCATCTTCCATCCCGGCGGCAAGCTGGGCAGCCGGCTGATCCGCGTCGAGCAGCTCATGCATCAGGGCTCCGACCTGCCGATCGTGCGCCCCGACGCCAAGGTCGCCGACGCCCTTATGGTCATCTCGGCCAAGCGGCTGGGCTGTACGGGCGTCGTCGATGACGCCGGCCGGCTGGTCGGCGTCGTGACCGATGGCGACATCCGGCGCCGGATGACGCCCGACATCTTCGGCATGCCCGTCGAGGCGATCATGACGACCGATCCGCGCCAAGTGGGGCCGGGCACGCTCGCCGCGGAAGCGCTTGCGGTGATGAACGGAAGCGAGCGCCCGTTCACCGCGCTGTTCGTCGTCGATGCCGGACGGCCGGTCGGAGTCGTCCATGTGCACGACTGCCTGCGCGCCGGAGTCGCGTGA
- the lptC gene encoding LPS export ABC transporter periplasmic protein LptC → MAIGKHEPERSARAHRPSRFVRFLRWALPSGVIGSLLLLALWPQLFTMTDLPVRIAVDQAQRAAAEALSMRNPSYTGTTGRDVPYAVRAESATLEPGQPERVRLRGITAELDDERAWQLNAVGAIFNTDTREIALDGGITLHSADGYALNTQSAAVDLRNGRVSGDQRVDGRGPGGTVAADRFEVEDSGTRMEFEGRVRVVLQPGQAAGTLADTAVQERAF, encoded by the coding sequence ATGGCAATCGGCAAGCATGAGCCGGAGCGGTCGGCTCGGGCGCACCGGCCGAGCCGCTTCGTGCGGTTCCTCCGATGGGCGCTGCCATCCGGCGTGATCGGCTCGCTCCTGCTTCTCGCGCTGTGGCCGCAGCTGTTCACCATGACCGACCTGCCGGTGCGGATCGCGGTCGATCAGGCGCAGCGCGCCGCCGCCGAGGCCTTGTCGATGCGCAACCCCAGCTATACCGGCACGACCGGCCGCGACGTCCCCTACGCCGTTCGGGCCGAGAGCGCCACGCTCGAGCCGGGCCAGCCCGAGCGGGTGCGCCTGCGCGGCATCACGGCGGAGCTCGACGACGAGCGCGCGTGGCAGCTGAACGCGGTCGGCGCGATCTTCAACACCGACACGCGCGAGATCGCCCTCGATGGCGGCATCACGCTCCACTCGGCCGACGGCTACGCCCTGAACACGCAGAGCGCCGCCGTCGATCTGCGCAACGGCCGGGTCAGCGGCGACCAGCGCGTCGACGGCCGGGGGCCCGGCGGCACGGTGGCCGCGGACCGGTTCGAGGTCGAGGATTCCGGCACGCGCATGGAGTTCGAGGGTCGCGTGCGTGTCGTCCTCCAGCCCGGCCAGGCGGCCGGCACGCTTGCCGATACGGCGGTTCAGGAGCGCGCGTTTTGA
- the lptA gene encoding lipopolysaccharide transport periplasmic protein LptA — protein MRIGTVGLILLALAVPGQALAQALSGHDSNQPIEITSDRLEVLQNDRVARFSGQVNVVQGDLVLRSDDLKVFYAQGTGGGDPRIERIEAVGNVVLSSPEETAQGRTGTYELASDMVVLDGDVVLTRGENVIRGDRLEYDLKAGRAEVIATKPAEGGPGRVRAVFSPRDGSQSGN, from the coding sequence TTGAGGATCGGAACGGTCGGGCTGATCCTTCTCGCCCTGGCCGTGCCGGGGCAGGCGCTGGCCCAGGCCCTCTCCGGCCATGACAGCAACCAGCCGATCGAGATCACTTCCGACCGGCTCGAAGTGCTGCAGAACGACCGCGTCGCCCGGTTCAGCGGCCAGGTCAACGTCGTGCAGGGCGACCTCGTTCTCCGCTCCGACGATCTGAAGGTCTTCTACGCCCAGGGGACCGGCGGCGGGGATCCCCGCATCGAGCGGATCGAGGCGGTCGGCAACGTCGTGCTCAGCTCGCCCGAGGAGACCGCCCAGGGCCGCACCGGCACGTACGAGCTCGCCAGCGACATGGTGGTGCTCGACGGCGACGTCGTGCTGACCCGGGGCGAGAACGTGATACGCGGCGACCGTCTCGAGTACGATCTCAAGGCGGGGCGGGCCGAGGTCATCGCCACCAAGCCGGCCGAGGGAGGGCCGGGCCGGGTCCGCGCCGTGTTCTCGCCGCGCGACGGCAGCCAGAGCGGAAATTGA
- the lptB gene encoding LPS export ABC transporter ATP-binding protein has protein sequence MAPFRPVRAVPDEVDLALDEDAAAPVDLREGIAVNGLGKSFKGRPVLRHVSLTVRRGEAVGLLGPNGAGKTTCFYIITGLITADSGTVALDGRDITALPMYRRARLGIGYLPQEPSIFRGLTVEANIMAVLELVQPDKAARKRQLEDLLDEFGLARLRKTPAIALSGGERRRVEIARALASDPSIMLLDEPLAGIDPINVADIRALVGHLTARGLGVLITDHNVRDTLDIIDRAYVLAEGEVLMEGSPTDIVTDERVRRVYLGERFSL, from the coding sequence ATGGCGCCTTTCCGGCCCGTGCGGGCCGTTCCGGACGAGGTCGATCTGGCGCTCGACGAGGACGCCGCGGCACCGGTCGACCTTCGCGAGGGCATCGCCGTCAACGGCCTCGGCAAGTCGTTCAAGGGACGCCCGGTCCTGCGCCATGTCAGCCTGACCGTCCGCCGCGGCGAGGCGGTCGGCCTGCTCGGGCCGAACGGCGCCGGCAAGACGACGTGCTTCTACATCATCACAGGCCTGATCACCGCCGACTCGGGCACGGTCGCCCTGGACGGCCGCGACATCACCGCCCTGCCCATGTATCGCCGCGCCCGGCTCGGCATCGGCTACCTGCCGCAGGAGCCCTCGATCTTCCGCGGGCTGACGGTCGAAGCCAACATCATGGCCGTGCTCGAGCTGGTGCAGCCGGACAAGGCCGCGCGGAAGCGGCAGCTCGAGGACCTGCTCGACGAGTTCGGCCTCGCCCGCCTGCGCAAGACGCCGGCGATCGCGCTGTCGGGCGGCGAGCGCCGCCGGGTCGAGATCGCCCGCGCGCTGGCTTCCGATCCCAGCATCATGCTCCTGGACGAGCCGCTGGCCGGCATCGATCCGATCAACGTGGCGGACATCCGCGCCCTGGTCGGCCACCTGACCGCACGCGGTCTCGGCGTGCTGATCACCGACCACAATGTCCGCGACACCCTCGACATCATCGATCGCGCCTACGTCCTCGCCGAAGGCGAAGTGCTGATGGAGGGCTCGCCCACGGACATCGTCACGGACGAACGGGTGCGCCGGGTCTATCTCGGCGAACGTTTCAGCCTCTAG
- the rpoN gene encoding RNA polymerase factor sigma-54, giving the protein MNFGLRLDLRQSQGLVMTPQLQQAIKLLQLSNLELATYVANELEQNPFLEAQDDGTAPPAAATDGAPEVLSGKVELSADARNQASDGDDGWHEQPGAAPAVGLNVDSMSSPGTRSRNDFDDDMPDIEARMSRPKTFREHLAEQLHVDIAPGRDRAIGLHLIEMVDDAGYLAGSLDDIAALLGASVAEVEAVLLRLQHFDPPGIFARSLAECLALQLRERNRLDPCMRKLLDNLVLLGQADFSGLMRVCGVDQEDLAGMIGEIKALNPKPGLALGYEPSQPVLPDIFVSRSADGTWRVELNSNTLPKVLVNTSYYVTVSRKPEDRRAKEYLSERFQAANWLVKALDQRARTVLRVAEAVVARQVAFLEHGVHHLRPLVLRDIAEVTGLHESTISRATADKYIATPRGNYAFKYFFSNALVGADGAPAHAAEAIRQQIKQMIERETADAILSDDQIVEILRADGVAIARRTVAKYRESLRIASSVQRRRVKALKLA; this is encoded by the coding sequence ATGAACTTCGGACTCCGCCTCGACCTGCGCCAGAGCCAGGGTCTGGTCATGACCCCGCAGCTGCAGCAGGCGATCAAGCTCCTGCAGCTCTCGAACCTCGAGCTCGCGACCTACGTCGCCAACGAACTCGAGCAGAACCCGTTCCTGGAAGCGCAGGACGATGGCACCGCGCCGCCGGCGGCCGCGACGGACGGCGCGCCGGAAGTCCTGTCCGGCAAGGTCGAGCTTTCCGCCGATGCCCGCAATCAGGCGAGCGACGGCGACGACGGCTGGCACGAGCAGCCGGGCGCCGCCCCCGCCGTGGGCCTGAACGTCGACAGCATGAGCAGCCCGGGCACGCGCAGCCGCAACGACTTCGACGACGACATGCCGGACATCGAGGCGCGCATGAGCCGTCCGAAGACGTTCCGCGAGCATCTGGCGGAGCAGCTTCACGTCGACATCGCGCCCGGCCGCGACCGTGCGATCGGCCTGCATCTCATCGAGATGGTCGACGACGCCGGCTATCTCGCCGGATCGCTCGACGACATCGCCGCCCTGCTGGGCGCCTCGGTCGCGGAGGTCGAGGCGGTCCTGCTCCGCCTGCAGCACTTCGATCCGCCGGGCATCTTCGCCCGCTCGCTGGCCGAATGCCTGGCGCTGCAGCTGCGCGAGCGGAACCGACTCGATCCCTGCATGCGCAAGCTCCTGGACAACCTCGTCCTGCTCGGCCAGGCGGACTTCTCCGGGCTCATGCGCGTATGCGGCGTCGACCAGGAAGACCTCGCCGGCATGATCGGCGAGATCAAGGCGCTCAACCCGAAGCCCGGCCTGGCCCTGGGGTACGAGCCGAGCCAGCCCGTGCTGCCCGACATCTTCGTCTCGCGCTCGGCCGACGGCACCTGGCGGGTCGAGCTGAACAGCAACACCCTGCCCAAGGTCCTGGTCAACACGAGCTACTACGTCACGGTCAGCCGCAAGCCCGAGGACCGTCGCGCCAAGGAATATCTGAGCGAGCGCTTCCAGGCGGCGAACTGGCTGGTCAAGGCCCTCGATCAGCGCGCGCGGACGGTGCTGCGGGTCGCCGAGGCGGTCGTCGCCCGTCAGGTGGCGTTTCTGGAGCACGGCGTGCACCATTTGCGGCCACTCGTGCTGCGCGACATCGCCGAGGTGACCGGGTTGCACGAAAGCACCATCAGCCGGGCGACGGCGGACAAGTACATCGCGACGCCGCGCGGCAACTACGCCTTCAAGTACTTCTTCTCGAACGCCCTGGTCGGCGCGGACGGGGCGCCCGCCCACGCGGCCGAGGCGATCCGCCAGCAGATCAAGCAGATGATCGAGCGGGAGACCGCCGACGCCATTCTCTCGGACGACCAGATCGTCGAGATCCTGCGCGCGGACGGGGTCGCGATCGCGCGACGGACCGTCGCCAAGTATCGCGAATCCCTGCGCATCGCCTCCTCGGTCCAGCGCCGCCGCGTCAAGGCGCTGAAGCTGGCGTGA
- a CDS encoding PTS sugar transporter subunit IIA: MFNLTTILTPEHVVLDVEAHSKRSLLLDLAGRLSGDEGEARLIYQALMERERLGSTGVGKGVAIPHAAIPGLDGLVALFARVRPAIEFDAVDDGPVDLVFLLLAPETGGSDHLKALARVARLLHTPETADRLRHLQDPAEVYAILAGRQSSSHAA, translated from the coding sequence ATGTTCAATCTCACAACCATCCTCACCCCTGAACACGTCGTTCTGGACGTGGAGGCGCACAGCAAGCGCTCCCTTCTTCTCGACCTCGCGGGCCGGCTGTCCGGCGACGAGGGCGAGGCGCGCCTGATCTATCAGGCCTTGATGGAGCGCGAGCGCCTGGGCAGCACGGGCGTCGGCAAGGGCGTCGCCATTCCCCATGCGGCCATTCCCGGCCTCGACGGACTGGTCGCCCTGTTCGCCCGTGTCCGGCCCGCCATCGAGTTCGACGCCGTCGACGACGGCCCGGTCGACCTCGTCTTCCTTCTCCTCGCGCCCGAGACCGGCGGCTCGGACCACCTCAAGGCCCTTGCCCGCGTCGCGCGTCTCCTGCACACGCCCGAGACGGCGGACCGACTTCGGCACCTGCAGGATCCGGCCGAGGTCTACGCGATCCTGGCCGGCCGCCAATCCAGCAGCCATGCCGCCTGA
- a CDS encoding HPr kinase/phosphatase C-terminal domain-containing protein codes for MPPDLDATARCLVHASCVAIGDHGILLRGRSGSGKSDLALRLIDAGASLVADDQVVLDHEDGAVSARSPAPLAGLLEVRALGIFRFTHREAVQVRLIVDLVQEGDLERLPEARSATVLGIDLPLIRIDGRTASATTRVRCALVRERVA; via the coding sequence ATGCCGCCTGACCTCGACGCGACAGCGCGATGTCTGGTCCATGCGAGCTGCGTCGCCATCGGTGATCACGGCATCCTTCTGCGCGGCCGCTCGGGCAGTGGCAAATCCGATCTCGCCTTGCGCCTGATCGATGCCGGGGCCAGCCTTGTCGCGGATGACCAGGTCGTGCTCGATCATGAAGACGGTGCCGTGAGCGCACGCTCTCCCGCGCCGCTCGCCGGCCTGCTCGAGGTCCGCGCGCTCGGCATCTTCCGCTTCACCCACCGCGAAGCCGTACAGGTCAGGTTAATCGTCGATCTCGTCCAAGAGGGGGATCTCGAACGTCTGCCCGAGGCGAGGAGCGCGACCGTGCTGGGGATCGACCTGCCCTTGATCCGTATCGACGGCCGTACGGCGTCGGCGACGACGCGCGTGCGTTGCGCCCTCGTGCGCGAGCGCGTGGCATGA
- the rapZ gene encoding RNase adapter RapZ: MTDGASTTLIVSGLAGAGRSTALKALEDLGYEAVDNLPLTLLPTLLRREADPERPLAVGIDARSRAFEPDRLIAAIEAQRSDARTRLKLVYLDCDDDVLVKRFTETRRRHPLAVDRPIADGIGSERRLLSPLRDSADHVIDTTLLSSNDLRRLLAGHFDPARARRLLISILSFSFRRGLPREADLVFDVRFLRNPYYDETLRPLTGRDPAVRAHVESDPHFALFFMQVTDLLLGLLPRYQAEGKSYLTIAFGCTGGRHRSIAISDAVGERLVASGWLADVRHRDTLVPERLELPTNNREPVV; this comes from the coding sequence ATGACCGATGGCGCCAGCACGACGCTGATCGTGAGCGGCCTGGCCGGCGCCGGGCGCTCGACCGCGCTCAAGGCGCTCGAGGATCTCGGCTACGAGGCGGTCGACAACCTGCCCTTGACCCTTCTGCCGACGCTTCTGCGCCGCGAGGCCGATCCGGAACGGCCGCTGGCGGTCGGCATCGATGCGCGCTCGCGCGCCTTCGAGCCCGATCGCCTGATCGCGGCGATCGAGGCCCAGCGCAGCGACGCGCGGACGCGGCTCAAGCTCGTCTATCTCGACTGCGACGACGACGTCCTGGTCAAGCGCTTCACGGAGACGCGACGGCGCCATCCCCTCGCCGTCGATCGCCCGATCGCCGACGGCATCGGCTCCGAGCGCCGGCTCCTGTCGCCGCTGCGTGATAGCGCCGATCACGTGATCGACACCACGCTCCTGTCGTCCAACGACCTGCGCCGCCTGCTCGCCGGCCATTTCGATCCCGCACGCGCGCGGCGGCTCCTGATCTCGATCCTGTCCTTCTCGTTCCGCCGCGGCCTGCCGCGCGAGGCCGACCTCGTGTTCGACGTCCGGTTCCTGCGCAACCCATACTACGACGAGACCCTGCGTCCCCTGACCGGTCGCGATCCGGCCGTGCGCGCCCATGTCGAGTCCGATCCTCATTTCGCCCTGTTCTTCATGCAGGTGACGGATCTCCTCCTCGGCCTGCTGCCCCGCTACCAGGCGGAGGGCAAGAGCTACCTCACCATCGCCTTCGGCTGCACCGGCGGGCGCCATCGCTCGATCGCGATCAGCGATGCCGTCGGCGAACGGCTGGTCGCGTCGGGCTGGCTGGCGGATGTCCGCCATCGCGACACGCTCGTGCCTGAGCGGCTCGAGCTGCCGACCAACAACAGGGAGCCGGTCGTGTGA
- a CDS encoding PTS fructose transporter subunit IIA, which produces MAEIAAIGSGESDAAAGEAPVGLVLLGFDGLPDAFKAATEHVVGPQDALVAFGLDRSGGRPECRSRLEAAVDQVEHGHGVLVLIDAQNGVAAECARSLGNRHDVRVLSGVNLPMLIKLASVREDQALPAVVGAGLEAGRKYIHVASTLLAVDRS; this is translated from the coding sequence GTGGCCGAGATCGCCGCGATCGGGTCGGGCGAGTCGGACGCTGCGGCCGGCGAGGCGCCGGTCGGGCTCGTCCTCCTCGGCTTCGACGGCTTGCCGGACGCGTTCAAGGCGGCGACCGAGCACGTGGTCGGGCCGCAGGACGCTCTCGTCGCGTTCGGGCTCGATCGGTCCGGCGGCCGGCCGGAATGCCGGTCGCGCCTGGAGGCGGCCGTGGACCAGGTCGAGCACGGTCACGGCGTCCTCGTCCTGATCGACGCCCAGAACGGGGTGGCGGCCGAGTGCGCTCGGTCGCTCGGCAACCGGCATGACGTGCGGGTGCTGAGCGGGGTCAACCTGCCGATGCTGATCAAGCTCGCCAGCGTGCGCGAGGATCAGGCGCTGCCGGCCGTTGTCGGCGCCGGGCTTGAGGCGGGACGCAAATACATCCACGTGGCCAGCACGCTGCTCGCCGTCGACCGCAGCTGA
- a CDS encoding HPr family phosphocarrier protein yields MSEPSTGKFHAVVQIVNPRGLHARAAAKFVRALEAFDAEVKVARDGMEVDGNSIMGLMMLGAAQRSHLSIRAEGPDGKAALAAVVALVEDGFGEM; encoded by the coding sequence ATGTCCGAACCCTCGACCGGGAAGTTCCATGCGGTCGTCCAGATCGTCAATCCGCGCGGCCTGCATGCGCGCGCCGCGGCCAAGTTCGTGCGCGCCCTCGAGGCGTTCGACGCCGAGGTCAAGGTCGCGCGCGACGGCATGGAGGTCGACGGCAATTCGATCATGGGGCTGATGATGCTGGGCGCGGCGCAGCGCTCGCATCTGTCGATCCGCGCCGAGGGCCCGGATGGCAAGGCGGCGCTGGCGGCCGTGGTCGCTCTGGTCGAGGACGGCTTCGGCGAGATGTGA
- the ahcY gene encoding adenosylhomocysteinase, whose translation MTTFTDYKVADIKLADWGHKEIAIAEKEMPGLMALREEYGASQPLKGARIAGCLHMTIETAVLIRTLKFLGADIRWSSCNIFSTQDQAAAAIADQGIPVFAWKGETEEEYEWCVEQTITGPNGWHPNMILDDGGDLTVIMHERFPHLLEDVRGLSEETTTGVHRLYEMMKAGTLKVPAFNVNDSVTKSKFDNLYGCRESLVDGIKRATSVMIAGKTAVVAGYGDVGKGSAESLRSQGARVLVTEIDPICALQAAMEGYQVVTMEEAAPLGDIFVTATGNVDVITIDHMREMKDGAIVCNIGHFDSEIQINALRNYRWDEVKPQVDQVEFPDGKKLTVLAQGRLVNLGCATGHPSFVMSASFTNQVLAQIELWTNADKYETKVYVLPKHLDEKVASLHLEKLGVHLTKLTPKQAEYIGVGDTGPFKPDTYRY comes from the coding sequence ATGACCACCTTCACGGACTACAAAGTCGCCGACATCAAGCTCGCCGATTGGGGTCACAAGGAGATCGCCATCGCCGAGAAGGAGATGCCGGGTCTGATGGCGCTGCGCGAGGAATATGGCGCGTCGCAGCCCCTGAAGGGCGCGCGGATCGCCGGCTGCCTGCACATGACGATCGAGACCGCCGTCCTGATCCGCACGCTGAAGTTCCTGGGCGCCGACATCCGCTGGTCGTCCTGCAACATCTTCTCGACCCAGGACCAGGCCGCGGCCGCCATCGCCGACCAGGGCATCCCCGTCTTCGCCTGGAAGGGCGAGACCGAGGAGGAGTACGAGTGGTGCGTCGAGCAGACCATCACCGGCCCGAACGGCTGGCACCCCAACATGATCCTCGATGACGGCGGCGACCTGACCGTCATCATGCACGAGCGCTTCCCCCATCTGCTCGAGGACGTGCGCGGCCTGTCCGAGGAGACCACGACCGGCGTGCATCGTCTCTACGAGATGATGAAGGCCGGCACGCTCAAGGTCCCGGCGTTCAACGTCAACGACAGCGTGACCAAGTCCAAGTTCGACAACCTCTACGGTTGCCGCGAGAGCCTGGTCGACGGCATCAAGCGCGCCACCTCGGTCATGATCGCCGGCAAGACCGCCGTGGTCGCGGGCTACGGCGACGTCGGCAAGGGCTCCGCCGAGAGCCTGCGTTCGCAGGGCGCGCGCGTCCTGGTCACCGAGATCGACCCGATCTGCGCCCTGCAGGCGGCGATGGAAGGCTACCAGGTCGTCACCATGGAGGAGGCGGCGCCCCTGGGCGACATCTTCGTCACCGCGACCGGCAATGTCGACGTGATCACGATCGACCACATGCGCGAGATGAAGGACGGCGCGATCGTCTGCAACATCGGCCATTTCGACTCCGAGATTCAGATCAACGCCCTGCGCAACTATCGCTGGGACGAGGTCAAGCCGCAGGTCGACCAGGTCGAGTTCCCCGACGGCAAGAAGCTGACCGTCCTGGCCCAGGGCCGTCTGGTCAATCTCGGCTGCGCCACCGGCCATCCGAGCTTCGTCATGAGCGCGTCCTTCACCAACCAGGTGCTGGCCCAGATCGAGCTCTGGACGAACGCCGACAAGTACGAGACCAAGGTCTATGTCCTGCCCAAGCATCTCGACGAGAAGGTCGCGAGCCTGCACCTGGAGAAGCTGGGCGTGCACCTGACCAAGCTCACGCCGAAGCAGGCCGAGTATATCGGCGTCGGCGACACCGGCCCGTTCAAGCCGGACACCTACCGCTACTAG
- the tsaE gene encoding tRNA (adenosine(37)-N6)-threonylcarbamoyltransferase complex ATPase subunit type 1 TsaE, translated as MPIVVPLPDEEATIALGRRLAALLRPGDLVTLAGDLGVGKTALARAVIQARAGAPIDVPSPTFTLVQHYPLDGLDLWHADLYRIDDAADAQELGLEDAWTDGALLVEWADRLGSALPADRMDVAIELRADGGRTAVIEAGPGWHDRLSALGA; from the coding sequence ATGCCGATCGTCGTCCCCCTTCCGGACGAAGAAGCCACGATCGCCCTGGGACGCCGCCTGGCCGCTCTGCTGCGGCCAGGCGATCTCGTCACGCTGGCGGGCGATCTCGGCGTCGGCAAGACCGCGCTCGCCCGCGCCGTCATCCAGGCGCGGGCGGGGGCCCCGATTGACGTGCCGAGCCCCACCTTCACCCTGGTGCAGCACTACCCGCTGGACGGGCTCGACCTCTGGCATGCCGACCTCTACCGGATCGACGATGCCGCCGACGCGCAGGAGCTCGGCCTGGAGGACGCCTGGACCGACGGAGCCCTCCTCGTCGAGTGGGCCGACCGGCTCGGCTCCGCCCTTCCGGCCGACCGGATGGACGTCGCCATCGAGCTTCGGGCGGACGGCGGACGGACCGCCGTGATCGAGGCCGGCCCCGGCTGGCACGACCGGCTGTCGGCGCTCGGCGCATGA